The genomic window CCGTGCCTTCGGCCAGGAACAGGCTGCCGGCGATCTCGCGGTTGCTGTAGCCGCCGGCCATCAGCCGCAGCACCGCCACTTCCTTCTGGCTGAACAGCTCTTTGGGCGCGTCGTCGGCGTGGTAGCGATAGCGCTGGCGTACCGCATCGGTGCTTACCGGCTGCAGCAGGGTCTGGCCGGCGATGGCGCGCGTGATGGCCTCATGCAGGTCTTCGGGTGCGGCGTCCTTCAGCAGGAAGCCCTGCGCACCGGCTTCGGTGGCGCGCAGCAGTAGGTTGCTTTCGTCGAAGGTGGTCAGGAACACGCAGGGCGTCGGGTCGCCTCTGGCGCGCAGCGTCTTCAAGGCCTGGATCCCATCCATGCCCGGCATGCGGATATCCGACAGGATCAGTTGTACCGGCTGCTGCGCCAGTTGCTCTAGCAGCGCTTCTCCGTTGTCAGCTTCAAACACGATGCTGATGCCCAGCTGCTGCAACAGGGCGCGCAGGCCGGCGCGGATCAGCGCCTGGTCGTCGACCAGGGCAATGCGGGGAGCGTCGTTCATGCCGGCAATTCCACACGAATCTGCAGGGCGCCGGAAGCGGCGCGCTGCAAGTGCAAGCTGCCGCCTTGCTCGTCAACCCGCTCGCGCATGCCGGTCAGGCCGGTGCCGGCGCGCGGTTCGCCACGCAGCTGGCCGTCATCTTCCATGGCCAGCAGCAGGCGCCCGTCGCGCTGTTGCAACACAACCCGCAGCACCTTGGCGTCGCTGTGGCGGGCGCTGTTGGTGAGCGCCTCCTGCACACAACGCAGCACGGTTTCGGCCTTGGCGGTGTCGTTGAGCTGCACGTCCTCATCCAGCTGCAATTGCAGGCGCGGGCGTGGCAACGGCGCGGCAAGCGCGTGCAGCGCGGTATCCATGTCGAGTTGGCCGCTGTCGCGCAGGCAATGCACCACCGCGCGGATATCGCCGAGCAGCTGGGCCGACAGCTGCTCGCATTGGGCCAACTCGGGTGCAGCACCCGCCTGCCCGGCAAGCGCGCGCAGATGCAGGCGTAGCGCGGTGAGTTTGTGCCCGGCGACATCGTGCAGTTCGCGTGACAGCCGCAGCCGTTCCATATCGCGCGAGCGCTCCGCGAGCAGGGCGCGGGTGGCCAGCAGGTCGGCGTTCACCAGCGCCAGCCGGCCGCGGGCCTTTTCCGAGCTGCCCGCGTAATGCGTGGTGAGCATGGCGAAGGCCTGGAAACCGGCGAAGATCAATACCACTGCGGCAGGGTGGCTGTGCACGTCGCGCAGTACCAGGTACATGCCCACATTCACCAACAGCATCACCACCAAGGCGGTGCGCAACGGCCAGCTCATCGCCACCTGCGCGGCCAGCATTACCAGCAATGCGGGTGCGACGCCGCTGCGGTGGGCCAGGCGGATGACCACCAACGCTGCCAGCGCTTCGATCACCAGCATCACGCTGCGCTGTGGGGCGGGCCGCTCGTAGCTGGCCGCCAGCAGGAATGCGAACAGGAACAGCAGTGCACTGCCCCAACGCAGGGCGGTCTGCGCGCCTGCGTCATAGGGCAGGGTGGCAACCACCGCCACCCAGGTGAGCAGGCCGGCGAGATTGAGTGGATGCAGCAGCCTGTGCCAACGCGAGCGGTGAGTAATTTGCATGCCCGCATGCTGCTGGGCGCAGACGCCAGCGGCAAGGGGCAGACGACAGAAAGTGACTTCCGGCAGGGTCGATCGGTGACTGGCGCGACTGCCGTGGGCGCAGTGGCTCACGCACGCTGTACACAGGCCATCGCATTCCGCCGGCCGCCACTGAAGAGACCACCGTCATGCCCGGATATTCCCTGATCGTCGCGCTGCATGTGCTGGCCGGGGTGGTAGCGCTGATCAGTTTCTGGTCGGCGGCGCTGATGAAGAAGGGCTCGCCGCGGCATCGTGCGGTGGGCAAGGTCTACCTGGTGGCGATGGCCAGCATTGTGGCCAGCTCGGTGCCGATCACGGTCCAGTTCGCCTTCTTCCGCCAGCAGCCGTTGACGGCCCTGTTCCTGGCCTACCTGATGGCGATCACCGGCAATGCCACCTGGTTGGCCTGGCGTGCGGTCACCGACAAGCGCGACTGGAAGAAGCTGGTGTCGCGACCGGGTTGGCATCTGGCGTTGTGGCCGATGGTGGTACTGGCGCTGGCCGTGGTGGCCACCGGCGTACAGCATCGGCAGGTGTTGTTCTTCGGTTTCTCGGCGATTGGCTTGTGGGCCGGTTGGCGCATGCTGAAGTTTGCCCGGCGTGGCCCGGCGCGGCCGGACTGGGCCTTCCGCCAGCACTACCAGTCGATGCTGGGTGCCGGTATCGCCACTCATGTGGCTTTCCTGGGCATCGGCATGCGCCCGGTGTGGCAGTGGCTGCTCAGCCACACCACCGTGCCGGCGCTGCTGATCGAGTTGTTCCCGTGGGCGGCGCCGCTGGTGGTGGCGCTGATTGCCGCGGCTTGGTTGAACCGCAAATACGGTGGCCGGCGGGTGGCCAAGGTGGCTCCGGTCAAGGCTCAGTGAATTGCAGGTGTGGTGTTTGAGAGCCCCCGGGTGCGCTTCGCTTACCCGGGCTACGGGTACGAGGTATCTGCATGAAGAAGCCGCCCTTGGGCGGCTTCTTTTATTGCGGTGATGCGAGCGGGCTTAGACGTCGCCGCCGTCGGCCCAGCCTTCGCCGCTGCCGCGTTGGAACACGGTATCGGCGGCCTGAACGTCGCCGGCAGGCAGATGCTCGGCATCGGCCAGGCGGGCGTAGATCGGGGTGAAATCCGGTTCGGTTGCGGCCATCAGCTGCTCGAAGCCGTCGATGACGAAGTAACTCTTCTGGAAGGTGTCGATGCGGTAGCGGGTGCGCATGATCCGCTCCAGATCGAAGCCAATGCGGTTGGGCGCGGCCGATTCCAGCGAGTACAGCGATTCACCCTTGGACGAGACGATGCCGGCGCCGTAGATGCGCAGGCCGTCGGCGGTGTTGATCAGGCCGAACTCCACCGTGTACCAGTACAGGCGGGTCAGGTTCTGCAGCGCGTCCGGGCCGATGGCATGCGCCTTGACCCCACCACGGCCGTAGGCAGCCATGTAGTCGGCGAACACCGGGTTCATCAGCAGCGGTACGTGGCCGAACAGGTCGTGGAACAGGTCGGGTTCGGCGATGTAGTCGATCTGCTCCGGGCGGCGGATCCACCAGGTCACCGGGAAGCGGCGGTTGGCCAGGTGATCGAAGAAATCGAGCTCCGGCAGCAGGCCCTCCACGCCCACCAGCGTCCAGCCGGTGGCCGCGCCCAGCACTTCGTTGAGCTGGTCGAAGCGCGGAATCATGTGTTCGCTCATGCCCATCTCGTCCTGGGCATCGAGGAACTCCTGACAGGCACGTCCTACCAGCAGTTCACGCTGGCGCTGGTACAGCGTGCTCCAGGTGGCGTGGTCGTCGGCGCTGTAGCTGTCCCAGGGCTGCTCCACCACGGCGGTGGTATAGACCGGCACGTAGCCCTTGTCGGTGTGCTGGTGTTCGACGCGGCGCGGGTGGGCTTCCATGGCGGCAGCTCCTGAAGGGAATAGATAAGCGCATGGTAGGAAGCCTGCCGCGCAACAGGTGTGCGTAATTGCCAGACGGATGGCTTCTGACGCAATATTGTTGCGTCCATTCCATGCTGCGGAGCAACAAAAATGGCGTCGGTGAACCTTGATCGCACGGATCTGCGGCTTCTGGTCGAAATACAGCAGCATGGCCGCGCCACCAATGCCGAACTGGCAGCGCGGGTGAACCTGTCACCGTCAGCCTGCCTGCGGCGGGTGCAGCGGCTGGAAACAGAGGGCGTGATTGCCGGTTATGGCGCACGCCTTGAGCCACGCGCGATCGGGCTGGGTCTGCAGGCCTTCGTACGCGTGCAGCTGTCCAAGCACGGGCAGGCGGCGATCGATCATTTCGTGCAGGCGGTGCAGCTATGGGATGAGGTGGTGGCCTGCCACGCGCTCACCGGCGACATGGATTACCTGCTGCAGGTCTACGTGCGCGACCTGGATCACTTCTCCGAGTTCCTGCTCGACAAGCTGCTCAATGCGGCCGGCGTGGCCGACGTCAATTCCAGCTTCGTGCTGCGCACGGTGAAGGAGTTCCGCGCGCTGCCGCTGTCGCAGCTGGGGCGGTGAAGTAGCGAAGGCTCCGCAGCTTGAAGCCCCTCTTCCGTTTACGGGGTGAGAGGGGCAGCTTGCGCGAACCATTGGTTCGCTGCCCGTCGAACGCCCTTGCGCAAGCGCAAGGGCCGGGGCGCGGAGCGGGGGTTGGGGTGAGGGCGCTCTATGCTTCAGATTGTGGGAGCGCCGTAAGCCGCGAAGCTGACAATCTGAAACGTCTCCGGCTTCGCGGCTTACGCCGCTCCCACAAAACTACAAAAGCTGCAGCGCTACCGTTGTTCGTCAACGCGCCGGTGCGCTGCAGTTCTTTTCGACACCGCGCAGCTTCTCGATGCGGCTGCGGCTGTCCTGGCAGCGCTGGTGTGCTTCTGCCTGCACGGCGGCGGCACGCGCATCGGCGTTGCGTGCGGTGGCAACACGTGCCTGCTGCAGGCGGGCGATGCCGGCGCGGATCTGCGGCATGGCTGCCATCGCTGCCTTCTCGCCTTCCAGAATGGCGCGGCCGCGTTGTTCAAAATCGGCTGCGCCGATATCCAGCACCGCCGGACGGATCACCACGTCGGCGCGCGCCAGTTCCTGCTCGCCCAGGCGCTGGCCCATGATGGTGATCGACTGGCCCACCGCACCGAGCAGGCCGGTCGGGCGCTGGCCGGTGGCGCGGCTGGAGATATCCACTGCGATAACGAACTCGGCACCCAGCTGCTTGGCCGCATCCACCGGCACCGGGCTGACCACGCCGCCGTCGACATAACTCTTGCCACCAATGATCACCGGCTCGAACACGCCGGGGATGGAACTGGAAGCCCGTACCGCCTGGCCGACATTGCCGCGCACGAACACCGCTCGCTCGCCGGTCTCCAGCTGGGTGGCGACCGCAGCGAACGGCTTCTCCAGTTGCTCGGCGCGCTTGTTGCCGACCTGTGCATTGACGTAGTCCTGCAGCTTCTGGCCCTGCACCAGCCCGCCGGAGAACAGGCGGATATCGCGGATGCTGGCTTCATCCAGCGCCACCGCCTTCTGCTGCATCTGGAAGGCATTCATGCCGCTGGCATACAAAGCGCCAACCACGCTGCCGGCGCTGGTGCCGGACACCACCACCGGCTCGAAGCCATTGGCTTCCAGCATCTTGATCACGCCGATATGCGCAAAGCCCTTGGCCGCGCCACCGCCCAGCGCCACACCGATCTTGACCGGCCGCACCGGCGTGGTCGGCTGCACCGCAGCCGGCGGGGTGGGCTTGGTGTTCTCGCCGCCACAGGCTGCCAGCAGGCCAAACAGGGAGAGGGACAGCAGCAGACGGGCGTTGCGCGCTTTCATGATGAACAGGGGGCTTTGGAAAGGGCGCCAGCATAGCGCTTTGGGCTGGCAAGGCCGCCAGCGGACTCACGGTTGGTTTAACCAAGGCTGCCATCGGCAGCCGGCATCAGCCTGCGTAAAGCGCTGGCGCCCACAACGACACCACTATTCCCAGCAGGACGACTATCCAGAAAAGTGCGCCCAACACCATCCACACCCAGTTGGCAGCGGTCAGCCGGGCGTTGCGGTCGCCATCGGGGTCGCCGCAGGCAAGGTTGGCCGCGCGCTGCGCCTGTACCAGCGACATCATATTCAGCACCAGAAACAGCATGCCGATCCCGAAGCTTGGCAGTGGCGGCAGGACGGCGTCGGGGATGCGGCTGATGATGCGGCCAACAATCGCCGAGATCACGAAAGCGCCGGCCCACATCTCCGGTGACCAGCTATAGCGCTGGCCGGAACGGCGCAGGCGCTGGTCGATTTCCTGGTTCAGGCTGTTGGCGAAGAAGATCGCGAAGATGGCGCGGGGCACCGGCCAGATATCCAGCTTCTTGTCACGCTTGTGCCGGCTCCAGTGCTTCCAGAACCAATACACCGAGTAGAAGCCCAGGGTGGCCACATAAAGCAGCACCAGCTTGGTGATGGAAACCACATAGAACGGCGGCAGGCCAGAGGGTTCTGCGCTTTCCTGCGTCAATGATGCCTGTGGTGGAGCGTAAATCGAGTCCTGCGCATCCATGGCTTCCTGCCTTCCCTGAAAATGAATGCCGCGAGTATGGCGACTGCTCCTGGGCGCGACAAGCAGATACGTCTTCTCTGTATCAAAGACGGCATTTTCCTTGCGCGCAGGGGCGCAATATTCCGTAACCCGGACTTTCCAGCCGGGCTACGGAAACCGTGGCGCCATCAGAACTTGTTGTCACCATCCAGCAAACGCCCCAGCCCACCCAGCACCGAGCCTTCACCGCGGCTTTGGCCGCCACCCTGCGGTGCGGCGGCATACATGCGGCCAGCCAGGCGCGAGAACGGCAGCGATTGCAGCCAGACCTTGCCCGGGCCGGTCAGCGTTGCCAGGAACACGC from Stenotrophomonas nitritireducens includes these protein-coding regions:
- a CDS encoding response regulator transcription factor, producing MNDAPRIALVDDQALIRAGLRALLQQLGISIVFEADNGEALLEQLAQQPVQLILSDIRMPGMDGIQALKTLRARGDPTPCVFLTTFDESNLLLRATEAGAQGFLLKDAAPEDLHEAITRAIAGQTLLQPVSTDAVRQRYRYHADDAPKELFSQKEVAVLRLMAGGYSNREIAGSLFLAEGTVKNYVSAILDKLDTRDRTRAVLKAITLRVI
- a CDS encoding sensor histidine kinase yields the protein MQITHRSRWHRLLHPLNLAGLLTWVAVVATLPYDAGAQTALRWGSALLFLFAFLLAASYERPAPQRSVMLVIEALAALVVIRLAHRSGVAPALLVMLAAQVAMSWPLRTALVVMLLVNVGMYLVLRDVHSHPAAVVLIFAGFQAFAMLTTHYAGSSEKARGRLALVNADLLATRALLAERSRDMERLRLSRELHDVAGHKLTALRLHLRALAGQAGAAPELAQCEQLSAQLLGDIRAVVHCLRDSGQLDMDTALHALAAPLPRPRLQLQLDEDVQLNDTAKAETVLRCVQEALTNSARHSDAKVLRVVLQQRDGRLLLAMEDDGQLRGEPRAGTGLTGMRERVDEQGGSLHLQRAASGALQIRVELPA
- the phhA gene encoding phenylalanine 4-monooxygenase, whose protein sequence is MEAHPRRVEHQHTDKGYVPVYTTAVVEQPWDSYSADDHATWSTLYQRQRELLVGRACQEFLDAQDEMGMSEHMIPRFDQLNEVLGAATGWTLVGVEGLLPELDFFDHLANRRFPVTWWIRRPEQIDYIAEPDLFHDLFGHVPLLMNPVFADYMAAYGRGGVKAHAIGPDALQNLTRLYWYTVEFGLINTADGLRIYGAGIVSSKGESLYSLESAAPNRIGFDLERIMRTRYRIDTFQKSYFVIDGFEQLMAATEPDFTPIYARLADAEHLPAGDVQAADTVFQRGSGEGWADGGDV
- a CDS encoding Lrp/AsnC family transcriptional regulator, whose translation is MASVNLDRTDLRLLVEIQQHGRATNAELAARVNLSPSACLRRVQRLETEGVIAGYGARLEPRAIGLGLQAFVRVQLSKHGQAAIDHFVQAVQLWDEVVACHALTGDMDYLLQVYVRDLDHFSEFLLDKLLNAAGVADVNSSFVLRTVKEFRALPLSQLGR
- a CDS encoding patatin-like phospholipase family protein, whose amino-acid sequence is MKARNARLLLSLSLFGLLAACGGENTKPTPPAAVQPTTPVRPVKIGVALGGGAAKGFAHIGVIKMLEANGFEPVVVSGTSAGSVVGALYASGMNAFQMQQKAVALDEASIRDIRLFSGGLVQGQKLQDYVNAQVGNKRAEQLEKPFAAVATQLETGERAVFVRGNVGQAVRASSSIPGVFEPVIIGGKSYVDGGVVSPVPVDAAKQLGAEFVIAVDISSRATGQRPTGLLGAVGQSITIMGQRLGEQELARADVVIRPAVLDIGAADFEQRGRAILEGEKAAMAAMPQIRAGIARLQQARVATARNADARAAAVQAEAHQRCQDSRSRIEKLRGVEKNCSAPAR